A single Desulfobaculum xiamenense DNA region contains:
- a CDS encoding ParB/RepB/Spo0J family partition protein yields the protein MAALQRGLGRGLDALLSGFQDDLEAPEVVLVPIGKIRANPNQPRRDFDDGALEDLAASIKANGVLQPVLVRPLQGGPHMYELVAGERRWRASQLAGQADIPAIIKRLSDEESLAIALIENLQREDLNPIEEALGLKRLQDEFSLTQEDLATRVGKSRPAIANTLRLMQLPDDVRDDIRTGRMSAGHGRALLAIDNVDAQETLRARILEEGLSVRECEALAAYFKRTGHLPDNGTGPRPTGKKGAPREILPVITELNTRLQDSLNLRVKITGDTEQGRLTVTYKDQAEFLNLMNRLGLSVTLD from the coding sequence ATGGCGGCACTACAGAGAGGACTCGGACGCGGCCTGGACGCATTGCTCTCCGGTTTTCAGGATGATCTGGAAGCTCCGGAGGTGGTGCTCGTTCCCATCGGGAAGATTCGCGCCAATCCCAATCAGCCCCGTCGCGACTTCGACGACGGCGCGCTGGAAGACCTCGCCGCATCCATCAAGGCCAACGGCGTGCTCCAGCCCGTACTGGTCCGGCCGCTTCAGGGTGGCCCGCACATGTACGAACTCGTCGCCGGAGAGCGCCGCTGGCGGGCCTCGCAGCTCGCCGGGCAGGCCGACATCCCCGCGATCATCAAGCGCCTCTCCGACGAGGAAAGCCTCGCCATCGCGCTCATCGAAAACCTCCAGCGCGAGGACCTGAACCCCATCGAAGAGGCACTGGGTCTCAAGCGCCTTCAGGACGAATTCAGCCTCACGCAGGAAGACCTCGCCACCCGCGTCGGCAAGAGCCGTCCGGCCATCGCCAACACGCTGCGCCTCATGCAGCTGCCCGACGACGTCCGCGACGACATCCGCACTGGACGCATGAGCGCCGGCCATGGCCGCGCTCTTCTGGCTATCGACAATGTCGATGCGCAGGAAACCCTGCGTGCACGCATTCTTGAGGAAGGCCTTTCCGTGCGCGAATGCGAGGCACTCGCCGCATACTTCAAGCGCACCGGACACCTGCCGGACAACGGCACCGGCCCGCGTCCCACAGGAAAGAAGGGCGCGCCGCGCGAGATTCTGCCCGTCATCACCGAACTCAACACCCGCCTGCAGGACAGCCTGAACCTGCGGGTAAAGATCACGGGCGATACCGAACAGGGCAGACTCACCGTCACCTACAAGGATCAGGCGGAGTTCCTGAACCTCATGAACCGCCTCGGCCTGAGCGTGACGCTGGACTAG
- a CDS encoding 3-methyl-2-oxobutanoate dehydrogenase subunit VorB produces the protein MTKTAPERIFVKGNEAVAHGALAAGCRCFFGYPITPQNEIPEFMSKALPEAGGEFVQAESEVAAANMLLGAAACGIRAMTSSSSPGISLKQEAISYMAGSQLPAVLVNMSRGGPGLGDIGPSQGDYYQSTRGGGHGDYRLLVIAPATCQEAYDLIIEAFDLAFKYKNPVMILGDAILGQMKEPVTCWKPEGHNDHAESWQLDGCKGRDPRLIKSLFLEEGALAEHNLVLQAKYEAMKAEVRYETFECDDAELVVVAFGSIGRIVKSTVRSLRARGHKVGLFRPITLYPFPSEALAELAAQGKRFLTIEHNLGQMVDDVRLAVRKHGDSDFHAQMPGTLPNPDDFEKPILERLGGK, from the coding sequence ATGACGAAGACTGCTCCTGAAAGAATTTTCGTGAAGGGGAACGAGGCCGTCGCCCATGGCGCACTCGCGGCGGGCTGCCGCTGCTTCTTTGGATACCCCATCACCCCGCAGAACGAGATTCCGGAATTCATGTCCAAGGCGCTGCCCGAGGCGGGCGGCGAATTCGTTCAGGCCGAGAGCGAGGTGGCCGCGGCCAACATGCTGCTCGGTGCCGCCGCCTGCGGCATCCGCGCCATGACCTCCTCCTCCAGCCCCGGCATTTCCCTCAAGCAGGAAGCCATTTCCTACATGGCTGGCAGCCAGCTCCCCGCCGTGCTCGTGAACATGAGCCGTGGCGGGCCGGGCCTTGGCGACATCGGCCCCAGTCAGGGTGACTACTACCAGTCCACGCGCGGCGGCGGTCACGGCGACTATCGCCTGCTGGTCATCGCGCCCGCGACCTGTCAGGAGGCCTATGATCTCATCATCGAGGCCTTCGATCTCGCCTTCAAGTACAAGAACCCGGTCATGATCCTCGGTGACGCCATCCTCGGTCAGATGAAGGAGCCCGTCACCTGCTGGAAGCCCGAAGGGCACAACGATCATGCCGAGTCCTGGCAGCTCGACGGCTGCAAGGGGCGCGATCCCCGCCTCATCAAGTCACTCTTCCTCGAAGAGGGCGCTCTGGCCGAGCACAACCTTGTGTTGCAGGCCAAGTACGAGGCCATGAAGGCCGAGGTGCGCTACGAGACCTTCGAGTGCGACGACGCGGAACTCGTGGTCGTGGCCTTCGGTTCCATCGGTCGCATCGTGAAGAGCACCGTGCGCAGCCTGCGGGCGCGTGGGCACAAGGTCGGCCTGTTCCGACCCATCACGCTCTACCCCTTCCCCAGCGAGGCGCTGGCGGAGTTGGCCGCGCAGGGCAAGCGTTTTCTGACCATCGAGCACAACCTTGGCCAGATGGTCGACGACGTGCGCCTTGCCGTGCGCAAGCATGGGGATTCCGATTTCCATGCCCAGATGCCCGGCACCCTGCCCAACCCCGACGACTTCGAAAAGCCCATCCTTGAGCGGCTGGGAGGGAAGTAG
- the coaBC gene encoding bifunctional phosphopantothenoylcysteine decarboxylase/phosphopantothenate--cysteine ligase CoaBC has protein sequence MYPHLAFSGLRGRRVHVGVCGSVAAFKTLELIRDLGRCGVHVGATLTEGAQRFVTPLSFEALGAVPVYGGVHDVASGTFGHLEPGQDAHAFAVAPATANMLAKLACGLADDMLSCQALAFPGPIVIAPAMNPRMWNAAATRENWQKLKDRGNICIEPGCGEMACGDEGRGRFPAIETIHLEILRALSPQDMRGRKVLVTLGPTREYFDAVRFWSNPSTGTMGASIAVAAWLRGAEVTAVCGPTSLWLPEGIRRIDVTTAREMFEAATAAWPDCDTGCLTAAVADFRPVPFGTGKFKKEGSTGLEVRFENNPDILFSLGQNKREGQRLIGFAAEAADLEANAQGKLRRKNLDMIIGNDVTKAGSGFGTTTNAVVVHDATGRTECWDTMPKPDVAWRIWDWMLAL, from the coding sequence ATGTATCCACATCTCGCCTTCTCCGGCCTGCGCGGCAGGCGCGTCCACGTCGGCGTGTGCGGCAGCGTCGCGGCCTTCAAGACGCTTGAGCTGATCCGCGACCTCGGACGCTGTGGCGTCCACGTCGGCGCGACCCTCACCGAAGGCGCGCAGCGCTTCGTCACGCCGCTCAGCTTCGAGGCCCTCGGCGCTGTTCCCGTCTATGGCGGCGTCCACGACGTGGCCTCCGGCACCTTCGGGCACCTCGAACCGGGGCAGGACGCCCATGCCTTCGCGGTGGCCCCGGCCACCGCGAACATGCTGGCCAAGCTCGCCTGCGGACTGGCGGACGACATGCTCTCCTGTCAGGCGCTGGCCTTTCCCGGCCCCATCGTCATCGCCCCGGCCATGAATCCGCGCATGTGGAATGCCGCCGCCACCCGCGAGAACTGGCAGAAGCTCAAGGATCGCGGAAACATCTGCATCGAACCCGGCTGCGGCGAGATGGCCTGCGGCGACGAGGGCAGGGGGCGCTTCCCCGCCATCGAGACCATTCACCTCGAAATCCTGCGCGCCCTCAGCCCGCAGGACATGCGCGGCCGCAAGGTGCTCGTCACCCTCGGCCCCACGCGTGAATACTTCGACGCCGTGCGCTTCTGGAGCAATCCCTCCACGGGCACCATGGGGGCGTCCATCGCCGTGGCCGCATGGCTGCGCGGAGCCGAGGTCACCGCCGTGTGCGGTCCCACCTCCCTCTGGCTGCCCGAGGGCATCCGGCGCATCGACGTCACCACCGCACGCGAGATGTTCGAGGCCGCCACCGCAGCATGGCCGGACTGCGACACAGGCTGCCTCACCGCAGCCGTGGCGGACTTCCGTCCCGTTCCCTTCGGCACCGGCAAGTTCAAGAAGGAAGGCTCCACAGGTCTCGAAGTTCGCTTCGAGAACAATCCGGACATTCTCTTCTCCCTCGGGCAGAACAAGCGCGAGGGCCAGCGCCTCATCGGTTTCGCCGCCGAGGCCGCCGATCTCGAAGCCAACGCGCAGGGCAAGCTCCGCCGCAAGAACCTCGATATGATCATCGGCAACGACGTCACCAAGGCGGGCTCCGGCTTCGGAACGACCACCAACGCCGTCGTCGTCCACGACGCCACAGGCCGCACCGAGTGCTGGGACACCATGCCCAAGCCCGACGTCGCATGGAGGATATGGGATTGGATGCTCGCGCTCTAG
- a CDS encoding DsrE family protein: MATITINMLSGAVENENADFMVRFSEAALAAGHAVNIFLYGNGCNMANKEVPWTGEKGITEALGAHMDASRMADRIAALAARGASIHTCHTTEYGRGTEGCDYLDGVARGNVGVSLMKFWMTSDVAFTLG; this comes from the coding sequence ATGGCCACCATTACCATCAACATGCTTTCCGGAGCGGTCGAGAACGAGAACGCCGACTTCATGGTCCGCTTCTCCGAGGCCGCCCTCGCCGCCGGGCATGCCGTGAACATCTTCCTCTACGGCAACGGCTGCAACATGGCCAACAAGGAAGTGCCGTGGACCGGCGAAAAGGGCATCACCGAAGCCCTCGGTGCCCATATGGACGCCTCGCGCATGGCGGACCGCATCGCTGCGCTGGCCGCTCGTGGCGCATCGATTCACACCTGTCACACCACGGAATACGGCCGCGGCACCGAAGGCTGCGATTACCTCGATGGCGTGGCGCGCGGCAATGTCGGCGTGTCCCTCATGAAATTCTGGATGACCTCCGACGTCGCCTTCACTCTGGGCTAA
- the rfaE1 gene encoding D-glycero-beta-D-manno-heptose-7-phosphate kinase produces the protein MKRTTTLSAASLVHALDSMAGKKVLIIGDLVLDHYVMGTVGRISPEAPVPVVEVGNERHILGGAGNVARNVKTLGGSPVIIGICGRDREGERMARLLRKDGITAHVVCDDKRPTTKKTRIIAQNQQVVRVDWENSDPVTDAVLAQVMDFVRAEAVDAGVIILSDYGKGLITEEFMPHLETELAALEKRPLVLVDPKVRNFHLYTGVDLLTPNTKEAGEGAGMPISATRDDIIRAGQEIFRRLGNRNLLVTLGAEGMALFEGPDRVRHIPTAARKVFDVTGAGDTVIATLGLALSAGLDLLTSCALANYAAGMVVAEVGTAAAQADALRAALENYQDTPVEVWADETATA, from the coding sequence ATGAAACGAACCACAACCCTTTCCGCCGCAAGCCTCGTCCACGCCCTTGATTCCATGGCGGGCAAGAAGGTGCTCATCATCGGCGACCTCGTGCTCGACCACTACGTCATGGGCACCGTGGGGCGCATTTCTCCCGAAGCCCCCGTCCCCGTCGTGGAAGTCGGCAACGAACGGCACATCCTCGGCGGCGCGGGCAACGTCGCGCGCAACGTCAAGACCCTCGGCGGAAGCCCCGTCATCATCGGCATCTGCGGGCGCGACCGCGAAGGCGAGCGCATGGCCCGTCTGCTACGCAAGGACGGCATCACCGCCCACGTCGTCTGCGACGACAAGCGCCCCACAACCAAGAAGACCCGCATCATCGCCCAGAACCAACAGGTGGTGCGTGTGGACTGGGAAAACTCCGATCCGGTGACGGACGCCGTGCTCGCGCAGGTCATGGACTTCGTGCGGGCCGAGGCCGTCGACGCAGGCGTCATCATCCTTTCGGACTACGGCAAGGGACTCATCACCGAAGAGTTCATGCCCCACCTCGAAACGGAGCTGGCCGCCCTCGAAAAGCGTCCCCTCGTGCTCGTGGACCCCAAGGTCCGGAATTTCCACCTCTACACAGGTGTGGACCTCCTGACCCCCAACACCAAGGAAGCGGGCGAAGGCGCAGGCATGCCCATCTCCGCCACCCGAGACGACATCATCCGCGCCGGGCAGGAAATCTTCCGCAGGCTCGGCAACCGGAATCTGCTCGTCACCCTCGGTGCCGAAGGCATGGCCCTCTTCGAGGGGCCGGACCGCGTCCGCCATATTCCCACGGCGGCACGAAAGGTCTTCGACGTCACCGGTGCGGGTGACACGGTCATCGCCACCCTCGGCCTCGCGCTGTCGGCAGGGCTCGACCTGCTGACCTCCTGCGCGCTTGCCAACTACGCGGCAGGCATGGTCGTCGCCGAAGTGGGCACCGCCGCCGCGCAGGCCGACGCGCTGCGCGCCGCACTCGAAAACTATCAGGACACGCCTGTGGAAGTCTGGGCCGACGAAACGGCCACAGCCTGA
- a CDS encoding NfeD family protein codes for MRRTVFALLFLLVFTPPLWANETHPNGAPFRILHARIEGTINPAQRDLLEDALSEAGLKRAGLLLLTMDTPGGLGDSMREMVQAILNSPIPVAIWIGPAGARAASAGMFLVAASHVAGMAPTATIGAASPVSIGGGDMNGTMAAKVKNDVLSLIRGIAAQRKRNVEWYEEAVEKSVSITGEEAVLKGVVEIAATDVNDFIAQVAARGIPHEGRTIRFDPARTDIITFTPGARHTILSWLLNPQIAYLLLLGGLAGLFFEMTTPGAVFPGVFGGLCLLLALYALSVLPTNAAGILLILFAMLLFILEIFVTSYGLLSISALLALFFGSTILFRVDYGFTGLPMATIISTVAGAGIIIGAGLYLIARAQRLAPRLGPQTLKGQTGTVRTWHSTEGQILIRGEIWSAHSASAQDLPPGQRVTVVDLDGLTLIVEPKGEEGEGVQE; via the coding sequence ATGCGTCGAACCGTCTTCGCGCTTCTGTTCCTGCTTGTCTTCACACCGCCATTGTGGGCGAACGAGACGCACCCGAACGGCGCGCCGTTCCGCATCCTGCATGCCCGCATTGAGGGCACCATCAATCCTGCGCAGCGCGATTTGCTGGAGGATGCGTTGAGCGAGGCGGGGCTGAAGCGCGCCGGGCTTCTCCTACTGACCATGGATACGCCGGGCGGCCTTGGGGACAGCATGCGCGAAATGGTTCAGGCCATTCTGAACTCGCCAATCCCCGTCGCCATATGGATCGGCCCGGCGGGCGCGCGTGCCGCCTCGGCAGGGATGTTTCTCGTTGCGGCATCGCATGTGGCGGGCATGGCACCAACGGCGACCATCGGCGCGGCCAGCCCCGTATCCATTGGCGGTGGCGACATGAACGGCACCATGGCCGCCAAGGTCAAGAATGACGTCCTGAGCCTGATTCGCGGCATTGCGGCACAGCGCAAGCGCAATGTCGAGTGGTACGAGGAGGCGGTGGAGAAGAGTGTCAGCATCACGGGTGAGGAAGCCGTCCTCAAGGGCGTGGTTGAAATCGCCGCCACGGACGTGAACGACTTCATCGCTCAGGTTGCGGCACGCGGCATTCCCCACGAGGGACGCACCATCCGCTTCGACCCCGCGCGAACCGACATCATCACTTTCACACCCGGCGCGCGGCACACCATCCTCTCGTGGCTGCTCAACCCTCAAATCGCCTATCTGCTCCTGCTGGGCGGCCTCGCCGGACTCTTCTTCGAAATGACGACACCGGGGGCGGTCTTCCCCGGCGTTTTCGGCGGGCTGTGTCTTCTCCTCGCGCTGTATGCGCTCTCGGTTCTGCCCACCAACGCGGCTGGCATCCTCCTCATTCTCTTCGCCATGCTTCTCTTCATCCTCGAAATCTTCGTTACCAGCTACGGGCTGCTCTCGATTTCCGCGCTGCTGGCGCTGTTTTTTGGCTCCACCATTCTCTTCCGCGTGGACTACGGCTTCACGGGGCTACCCATGGCAACCATCATTTCCACCGTGGCCGGAGCAGGCATCATCATCGGCGCGGGCCTGTATCTCATCGCCCGAGCGCAACGCCTCGCTCCACGACTCGGACCGCAGACGCTGAAGGGACAAACAGGCACCGTGCGCACCTGGCACAGCACGGAAGGGCAGATACTCATCCGAGGCGAAATCTGGAGCGCACATTCCGCGTCCGCGCAGGATCTTCCGCCGGGCCAACGCGTCACCGTCGTCGACCTCGACGGTCTGACGCTCATCGTGGAACCAAAGGGAGAAGAGGGCGAGGGCGTACAAGAATGA
- a CDS encoding 4Fe-4S binding protein, whose amino-acid sequence MSRIEIREERCKGCLLCTTVCPKGIIQQSDRFNKQGYKVVEVPLEKMEECTGCASCAKICPDFCITVYKTPKHKDEE is encoded by the coding sequence ATGTCGAGAATCGAAATTCGGGAAGAGCGGTGCAAGGGATGTCTCCTGTGCACGACGGTCTGCCCGAAGGGGATCATCCAGCAGTCCGACAGATTCAACAAACAGGGGTACAAGGTGGTCGAAGTTCCTCTCGAAAAGATGGAGGAATGTACCGGCTGTGCGTCCTGTGCGAAGATCTGTCCGGACTTCTGCATCACGGTCTACAAGACCCCGAAGCACAAGGACGAGGAGTGA
- a CDS encoding slipin family protein yields the protein MLQALPAIGLILLILLASLRVLNEYERGVIFRLGRVIGAKGPGLIILIPIIDRMTKVSLRILALDVPNQDVITRDNVSIKVNAVVYFRVVDPVRSILEVEDYLFATSQLAQTTLRSVCGGVELDEILSHRDTVNNQIQSILDQHTDPWGIKVSTVELKHIDLPQEMQRAMAKQAEAERERRAKVINAEGEYQAADRLAEAAEIISKHPEALQLRFLQTMREMAAESHASTVLPLPLDFFSFNWKSRNRSEDE from the coding sequence ATGCTTCAAGCGTTACCGGCGATTGGACTGATTCTGCTGATTCTGCTGGCCTCGCTTCGTGTCCTGAACGAATACGAGCGCGGAGTGATCTTCCGGCTGGGGCGGGTGATCGGCGCAAAGGGGCCGGGGCTGATCATCCTAATTCCGATCATTGACCGCATGACAAAGGTCAGCCTGCGCATCCTCGCATTGGACGTTCCGAATCAGGACGTCATCACGCGCGACAATGTCAGCATCAAGGTCAACGCCGTGGTCTACTTCCGCGTTGTCGACCCGGTGCGCTCCATCCTTGAGGTGGAGGACTACCTGTTCGCGACGTCGCAGTTGGCGCAGACGACGCTTCGCAGCGTGTGCGGCGGGGTGGAGCTGGACGAAATCCTGTCGCACCGGGACACGGTGAACAACCAGATTCAGTCCATCCTCGACCAGCATACGGACCCGTGGGGCATCAAGGTCAGCACGGTTGAGCTGAAGCACATAGACCTCCCGCAGGAGATGCAGCGAGCCATGGCCAAGCAGGCCGAGGCCGAGCGCGAGCGCCGCGCCAAGGTCATCAACGCCGAGGGCGAATATCAGGCGGCGGATCGATTGGCCGAGGCTGCGGAGATCATCAGCAAGCATCCGGAAGCGCTCCAGTTGCGATTCCTGCAAACCATGCGCGAGATGGCCGCCGAAAGTCACGCATCCACGGTGCTTCCGCTGCCTCTTGATTTTTTTTCGTTTAACTGGAAGTCTCGCAACCGCTCCGAGGACGAATGA
- a CDS encoding NAD-dependent epimerase has translation MKILVTGAAGFIGSHLSMRFLAEGHTVVGLDNLNDYYSVQLKKDRLARFQDNPNFTLAQMDLEDEQGVAELFKREKFTHVINLAAQAGVRYSIENPKSYINSNTVGFLHILEGCRHNGVEHLVFASSSSVYGLNTTMPFSVHDNVDHPISLYAATKKSNELMAHTYAYLYGLPCTGLRFFTVYGPWGRPDMALFLFTKAILEGKPINVFNHGKMRRDFTYIDDIVEGVVRVTKHTAAPNPEWNGANPDPGTSCAPYKIYNIGNNNVVELGRYIEVLEECLGKKAVKNYMDMQPGDVPATFANVDDLIKDVDFRPNTPIEEGIAKFVEWYKEYHNI, from the coding sequence ATGAAAATTCTTGTGACAGGTGCAGCCGGCTTCATCGGCTCCCACCTCAGCATGCGCTTCCTTGCCGAAGGGCACACCGTTGTCGGCCTCGACAACCTGAACGACTATTATTCCGTCCAGCTCAAGAAGGACCGCCTGGCCCGTTTCCAGGACAACCCGAACTTCACCCTTGCGCAGATGGACCTTGAGGACGAACAGGGTGTGGCTGAACTCTTCAAGCGCGAGAAGTTCACCCATGTCATCAACCTTGCCGCTCAGGCAGGTGTTCGGTACTCCATCGAAAACCCCAAGTCCTATATCAACTCCAATACGGTCGGCTTCCTGCATATCCTTGAAGGCTGCCGCCACAATGGTGTCGAGCATCTCGTGTTCGCGTCGTCCAGCTCCGTGTACGGCCTGAACACCACCATGCCCTTCAGCGTTCACGACAATGTGGACCATCCCATCAGCCTGTACGCCGCGACCAAGAAGTCCAACGAGCTGATGGCGCACACCTACGCCTACCTCTACGGCCTGCCGTGCACCGGCCTGCGCTTCTTCACCGTGTATGGCCCGTGGGGCCGTCCGGACATGGCGCTGTTCCTGTTCACCAAGGCCATCCTCGAAGGCAAGCCCATCAACGTGTTCAACCACGGCAAGATGCGCCGCGACTTCACCTACATCGACGACATCGTCGAGGGTGTGGTCCGCGTGACCAAGCACACTGCCGCCCCGAACCCTGAGTGGAACGGCGCGAATCCCGATCCCGGCACGTCCTGCGCACCGTACAAGATCTACAACATCGGCAACAACAACGTTGTAGAACTCGGCCGCTACATTGAAGTCCTTGAAGAGTGCCTTGGAAAGAAGGCCGTCAAGAACTACATGGACATGCAGCCCGGCGATGTTCCCGCCACATTTGCCAATGTTGACGACCTCATCAAGGACGTCGATTTCCGCCCGAATACGCCGATTGAAGAGGGTATTGCGAAGTTTGTGGAGTGGTACAAGGAGTATCACAACATCTAA
- a CDS encoding AAA family ATPase, with amino-acid sequence MSRIIIVANQKGGVGKTTTSINLAASLAVMEKNVLVVDCDPQANASSGVGIYQDDVQASTYSVLLDPSSARDAIQKTSIPYLSIIPAHQDLVAAELELVSKPAREYFLREALLPLKDEYDFIIIDCPPSLGLLTLNAMCVGEEVLIPLQCEYFALEGIAKLLQTYGLVRRRLNPGIRLLGVVLTMYDARNRLSRQVRNEIRNTLPEHLLETIVPRNIRLSEAPSFGKPVVGYDIKSKGAEAYLQLAKEVVLRRPQA; translated from the coding sequence GTGTCGCGTATCATAATTGTCGCCAACCAGAAGGGTGGCGTGGGCAAGACGACCACGTCCATCAACCTTGCCGCCAGTCTGGCCGTGATGGAAAAGAACGTGCTCGTCGTGGATTGCGATCCGCAGGCCAACGCGTCCAGTGGCGTTGGCATCTATCAGGATGACGTTCAGGCCAGCACGTACAGCGTGCTGCTCGATCCGTCCTCTGCGCGGGACGCCATCCAGAAGACGTCCATTCCGTACCTGTCCATCATCCCCGCACATCAGGATCTAGTTGCTGCGGAGTTGGAGCTGGTGAGCAAGCCCGCCCGGGAATACTTCCTGCGCGAAGCGCTGCTCCCGCTCAAGGACGAGTACGATTTCATCATCATCGACTGCCCGCCGTCGCTCGGTCTGCTTACCCTCAACGCCATGTGCGTGGGCGAGGAAGTGCTCATCCCGCTCCAGTGCGAATACTTCGCGCTGGAAGGCATCGCCAAGCTGCTCCAGACCTACGGCCTCGTGCGGCGTCGACTCAACCCGGGCATCCGGCTGCTTGGCGTCGTGCTCACCATGTACGACGCGCGCAACCGCCTTTCCCGGCAGGTTCGAAACGAAATCCGCAACACGCTTCCCGAGCACTTGCTGGAAACCATCGTTCCGCGAAACATTCGCCTGTCCGAGGCTCCGAGCTTCGGCAAGCCCGTGGTGGGGTACGACATCAAATCCAAAGGTGCCGAGGCCTACCTCCAGTTGGCCAAGGAAGTCGTGCTTCGCAGGCCGCAGGCCTAA
- the queA gene encoding tRNA preQ1(34) S-adenosylmethionine ribosyltransferase-isomerase QueA, whose protein sequence is MKEIPIEYRLSSYTYELPEDRIAQAPAERRDGSKLMVLSRETGAVEIDSFPSIVERIPENALMIVNNSKVLPARVYGSKASGGKVEFLLLTPLPLVLDAVVPAADGWNTAEVQGLLRASKAPKPGQVITVCDGFRLEVVERREFGHSTVRLFWKGDLAGLFRDHGHYPLPPYIRRPDTPEDAKRYQTVYAEDEKLGSVAAPTAGLHFTPEVRERLAARGVEWEEVTLYVGYGTFSPVRAEDIREHKMHGEYIEVSERTAAAVREAKAQGRPVVCVGTTSVRSLEGAYAATGGINAYTGWTDIYIYPGRSFNVCDRMLTNFHLPESSLLIMVSAFAGRDAVLSAYATALENKFRFFSYGDAMLIL, encoded by the coding sequence ATGAAAGAGATACCAATCGAATACAGGCTGTCCTCCTACACCTACGAGCTGCCTGAGGACCGCATCGCGCAGGCCCCGGCCGAGCGCCGCGACGGATCGAAGCTCATGGTCCTGAGTCGCGAAACCGGTGCCGTGGAGATCGATAGCTTTCCGTCCATCGTGGAGCGCATCCCCGAAAACGCGCTCATGATTGTCAACAATTCCAAAGTGTTGCCTGCGCGCGTCTATGGCTCCAAAGCCTCGGGCGGCAAGGTGGAATTTCTGCTGCTGACGCCGCTACCGCTGGTCCTCGACGCCGTGGTCCCCGCCGCCGACGGCTGGAACACCGCCGAGGTGCAGGGCCTGTTGCGCGCGTCCAAGGCCCCGAAGCCCGGACAGGTCATCACCGTGTGTGACGGCTTCCGGCTGGAGGTCGTGGAGCGGCGCGAATTCGGGCACAGCACCGTGCGACTGTTCTGGAAGGGCGACCTTGCCGGGCTGTTCCGCGATCACGGGCACTATCCCCTGCCCCCCTACATCCGCAGGCCTGACACCCCCGAGGACGCCAAGCGCTATCAGACCGTCTACGCCGAGGACGAGAAGCTCGGCTCCGTGGCCGCGCCCACGGCCGGGTTGCACTTCACCCCCGAGGTGCGCGAGCGACTGGCCGCACGCGGCGTCGAGTGGGAAGAGGTTACGCTGTATGTGGGCTACGGCACGTTTAGCCCCGTGCGCGCCGAGGACATCCGCGAGCACAAAATGCACGGCGAGTACATCGAGGTCAGCGAACGCACCGCAGCCGCCGTGCGCGAGGCCAAGGCGCAGGGCCGCCCCGTGGTCTGCGTGGGCACCACCAGCGTGCGTTCCCTTGAGGGAGCCTATGCGGCGACCGGCGGCATCAACGCCTACACCGGGTGGACCGACATCTACATCTATCCGGGCCGTTCCTTCAATGTGTGCGACCGTATGCTGACCAATTTCCATTTGCCAGAATCATCGCTGCTCATTATGGTTTCAGCGTTCGCTGGAAGGGATGCCGTGCTCTCTGCGTACGCAACAGCGCTGGAGAACAAGTTTCGTTTCTTCTCTTACGGCGACGCCATGCTCATACTCTAG
- a CDS encoding DsrE family protein: MISTATIIVKQPMGNERATLGIRTAYAAQVGGYETTLVFMDKGVYNLVGSQPDYLGKMVSMFAENEGRIVCLDKCLEMRGIDADSLNAESVEVVDADEIADIIDECDSVNIF; the protein is encoded by the coding sequence ATGATCAGCACCGCTACCATCATCGTGAAGCAGCCCATGGGCAACGAACGCGCCACCCTCGGCATCCGCACCGCGTACGCCGCGCAGGTCGGCGGCTACGAGACCACCCTCGTGTTCATGGACAAGGGCGTCTACAACCTCGTAGGCTCCCAGCCTGACTACCTCGGCAAGATGGTCTCCATGTTCGCCGAGAACGAGGGACGTATCGTCTGCCTCGACAAGTGTCTTGAAATGCGCGGCATCGACGCCGACAGCCTCAACGCAGAAAGCGTCGAAGTCGTCGACGCCGACGAGATCGCCGACATCATCGACGAGTGCGATTCCGTCAATATATTCTAG
- a CDS encoding GAK system XXXCH domain-containing protein, with protein MDFLTLKHDLDTNFALILDSTTHGELPGSDVVAEFVRLCRTLHIQAEEDWNAEAEDFAHLAVKLQQAVKRGNVQEAVMIVDSLDAAKDYCHRTFSM; from the coding sequence ATGGACTTCTTGACACTCAAACACGATCTCGACACGAATTTTGCGCTCATCCTCGACAGCACGACCCACGGCGAACTGCCCGGCTCAGACGTCGTCGCCGAATTCGTCCGACTCTGTCGGACCCTGCACATTCAGGCAGAAGAAGATTGGAATGCCGAAGCCGAGGATTTCGCCCACCTCGCGGTGAAACTGCAGCAGGCAGTCAAGAGGGGCAACGTCCAGGAAGCGGTCATGATCGTTGATTCGCTCGACGCCGCCAAGGATTATTGCCACCGCACGTTCAGCATGTAG